TTTTACACTTTGTAATACAGTAAGCACTGCGTATGCTGTTagcttctttgttttttattgcaattgtgtAATTACTTATTGCTCTGTATTCTGAAATCAGTCACGAGACATTAACATACTAACCTGGAGTACCTTGGTTAGCTACTACCTAGTCTTAGGatgtataataatttgaaaaccaAATAAGTAATTGATTTCCGTACAGTTAATGAGTTTCCTCGTATGACGTTGTAACGTCATTGTAATTCGTATTACGTAGATTCAATCGGTATGTTTACTTTTATAGTTTACACCAGTTTCGCAACACTATTGCAATAAGCTATCTATCTTTTAGATCCTTAATATCAGATTAATTCGATATAATTGTTATCACTTTAGCAAAGTTATTAAAACGTGTTTTTAAAGACAGGCTTTTGAAGTAAACAGGGTCAATGATTTTCCAGAATTGTTGATCACGAAACGAGGGCAGTGCACTTGAGTCATTCGCtctatacattttatacatgtCTACATTTATGCCATGTATTTCTACATTTATCTTACGTGTCGTTGATCAAAAGGCGGACATTGGGAAGACGTAATCTGTACTCTGTATGAATGTGCgtggtacatacatacattacatagTATAAgtagatcattttttttttgcggcAATCATAAGCAGCTTTACCCTGTGATGTCAATGAACTTCTAAATTCATCCACAAAATCAATTTGCGTATGCTTCGTACAGAATggttaaactattttaagtgtGTTGAGAGGTGTTTAACAAActtatgaattttaaaagaataaagcGCTCTCTCCTAAGTTGTGTTGTTCTATAACGGTGTAACGGGACAGTATAGTACAGGTTGTCGGTCAGGTAGGCAGGCAGTCAGCCGCACATCCGCCTGCGTTTGCGTCGTCTTGTTGTACCGTATCCTCTGTAGCCCGCTCCTCATTGTGCCATCTCTTTTCACACCCACTTTCATCTTGGAATTATTATATTGTGGTTCAAAACATGATGACAGACAGGACGTATTTCACAAAACTTGGCCTttgtttctgtttctttttactGAGTTTGGGAATTGGAACCGAATTACTGATAACAAACCTGTTGATTGATTGAGTTCATTTACGCAGGTTGGGAATTGGTAATTATTGTAGCCGTAGACTAATTCTTTGCTGTAGCTATTCAATTACCTACAATCATCATCAATTCTTGTGTACGATATAAATTTTCAGCAGGCAATATATAAAGTAGGTCTAAAGTATCTTTCTATCTTAGGTCTAcctccttttaaaattatttacaagaaaactGCTTAAAGGCtattaaaagtaacaatacAAAGGTCTCGCCCATGCGAGTGCTTCTATGAATTATTGTTACACGATCCAGAGATTAGTAACGAACGAGTAGATAATGACAATTTTATGTGGGTACTCAAGAATGCGTGCCAAAACAAAAGAGTTAATAAATAAGTGCGTAATATTTTTATCGCCACACGGCGCTCACGTAGTAAACACAAGTCTGTTAATGTAAAGATAGGACTTCACGAACTCTAGAGTCAATAACCCAAATGATACATTTCGGCTGATTCCGATAAAAGTGTAAAACGACTACGCCAAAGCTAAATCAATATTACGTAGGTAATTATTATAACGAATTCAAGATAAAAACACCTGCgccctgggccccgattctgttatttacaatggctaaTGAATGAATGTCAAttcgattaaatttgaaactacaTATTTCtgttttcttaagcattttgctaacaTAATTATAAGACGATGTTTGTAAAGGTGTCGGTGTGGCTCCATACTTGTATGGAAATGGCACTTTATGGAAGGTTAAGATAGTAGTAGTGTATTTCgaaatatacaaattttcaagtaattaaacatttacctggcaattttttttcattatactaAGCATGTCACATGAAGCTACACGCCCTCTATTAGACCCTCTATAATAATGTCCTAATAAATGTCATAAATGTCGTCAACATGAAAGTTTCTAGGAATACTTTACGTACCCTAGCAGTTCCAATTACAATTAAAAGCtaaattaattgcaaaaaaggggtaacagttattaaaaaaaactcatatttttgcaaaatatacttaattatgtaaaagtagaaaaaagttctgaattacttttgtaatgttataacaatcatttatttacaaaaaaaaatcttactcgTGCCATACATATACTTATCAacgatgtataatttattacctaattattattctaattcaTTCACTCATTTGAGCCCTATGATATAAAATGcattatgttttgttaataaattataacattcagATCGAAACCAATCATACCTCAACATAgtataacttaatattatacataatatagtcgaataattaatgtttacacGGGTGATTTCTCCTGCAACGGAACTTCTTCAGGCGCAGTTCCATTTGTATTAACTGCTGTACGCTCGTTTGCGTTTCTTGGCGTAGAGCTTAATCGGTTCTTAATAGAACTCCAATTTTTCTTGATAGTGATTCCAGCGACCACAAGTACCATACCGGCCACTACCATTCCTATCACACTTTTATCGACGCCTCCAGTTTTCTTTTCTGAAGTAGTTGCTccaacaatttcattttcagatTTTGGTTTTGTTGTGCTATCAGATTCCTCTGCTGGCTGGCTTCCTTTAGACTCTTCATTTGCTACTTTAGCAGATCGGGATGAAAAACCGCCATCGGAACTGGATTGTAAAGTGGTTGCTTCAGCACCTTCCACATTAGTTTCCAAAGGTGTTTCAACATTTTCGCTACCCTTCGAGTTTGTACTATCTTCAGAATTGAGTGCTGGGTCTACATTTTCTTCTGGTGCTGACCCTATTGCAATTAAACCTGGTAATGCAAAATCTAACAAATCACTATCTACTTCTTGCGGTGCGTCCGGACACTCAATAGCCTTTGTTTTACATGATCCTACACAAACAGTCGTTAAAGATTTCTTCAGTGACGAACACAAATCGTTCGCCAATCCAGCTGGAGCGGTAGGTAGAGTCAGTGAGCGTAGAGCGATAAAGTTAGAGAATACGTCTGGTTTCAGCTCCTGAAATGAAAAATTTAGGAAtaccaattatatttaaagttgtaaaagGCTAAGTCTGACTTGGTTTTACATGAGTAAATAAAAGAGCGATTAAATAGATAAACGGAGCGCATAAGTACTAATTCAATGCGAGGTATTAACATCTTATCTTTGGAATTTTTAGAATATTGACGTGTTTTCATACCGTTCTCATATCGTTGCCTCCCAGTTCTAATTCTTCTAACTTCGTTAAGccaaaacttgtttttaaatcttgCGGATACTCTATAAGACGATTGTTTTCCagctttaaaatttttaattccGGTAGCTCGCTTATAGACTGAAATGAGAAGAAGAAAAggacaaatattattaattgtattatgAAAATGTTCAATGCTTGATGGAAAACTTGCTTGCTAGTGGcaaaatttcaagtttttttttattcatcacataaattaacaatcaagaaataaactttaagtCATTGCAATGTACGTGggaaaaattgtataaaacgaAACTTGTGCGAATTTGTTACTTACACCACGGACGATCTCCATAATCTCgttattgtttacatttaaaactttcaaattcTTCAAAATCGATATTTCCTTTGGTATTTctgttaatttgttgttttgtaaatttagtTCTGTAGTCTTTGCATCTAATGGTTTGGGCAGCTCTGTTAGTTCGTACCCAGAACAatctacaatatattttttagtatcgCCTTCGATGTTACAAACGCATGGCTGAGGGCAGGAAAGTTTCTCTTCTTCCGCGACAGTGGGAATGCTATCTGTCAACGCAGTAAGTTGCACGTCCTCAAGGAATGGTGTCGACAAATCAGTGACTGTATCAAGTGGTTCTTCTATGACGCCTCCTGCCCCGCTCCCCTCTATCACATTTCCATCTAGTTCAGCATGATTGTCAGGCGGGAACTGATTGTCATTTTCAACAGGAATATGTAACTCATCGTCGCTCTGCGCCAGCGCACTTCtggaaattgatttaaatgCAGTAATAACATGTGACTTTATCGAATTTATCGTCAGAAGGTGACGCAAAATTGGTATAAATAAGTGGGCGATAAAAACACGATAAGTAATGTACTACAAGGGCGTAACTAGCACACTGTCTTACATTTGATTGATAGAATGAAAATAAACGTAGATCTACTATTTagattacaacattttttaaagaatgaaaGCAGTAGATATTGGTCATATCGAAATTATTATATCCATCAAATTcgtattttcaattaaattcctTTGAATTTGTGTCAAGCGTACTTTGAACAGTTTTTACCACATTAGGCGAACTTCAAATCATTTGTAAATGGCTTAGGTAATAGTATGTATAAACTGACTAATGAACAGAACAGcaattaatgataaataattatcgtGCTTACTTTGCATTAGACCTGCAAATACAAGATAGTcctaaagataatattttaaacatttatgttcTTGTCGTGTGAATAACTAACGTAAGAATTATGTCGCTCATACCTCTGATTCTTATACTAGATTGATTGCATGACAAATCAGTTAAATTAGATATAATAAGATTGACATAAAAGTATGTTGTACTTATTCAGAAATTTGAAGGTTACATGTAAGATTTCCACTAACAGTTTGATATCTATAAATCTATCATGGTTATATAAATTTGGTAATGCAGAAAATTACTTACGCGGATAGTGCCAGAACCAATATAAATAGATGTTTCAGCGTCATGGTCTCTCAGGTGCAAACACTACTGATGTGCCTTGAGGAATTGTTACCTGTCGTGGCACAAGTACCAGCCTAGCGTACAGCTCATAACTCACTGACACTTATAACTATTATCACTCAATGATAAGATTACCAACGGCATGGCAGCTTATCGCGAATCAAGCACGATAACAACGCTCTGCATAAACGAGAAAATATTGGGTTGGCAATTTTCAAGTATAAGCTCTGTAGAAAAAAGGCGCGCAATGTAAATTGTGCGCGGTTTTAGTTACACAGATGTATGCGTAAACGTTCGCGCCCGATACGCCACGATGGTCGTCGTTAACTGCCAGTTGCTAATTCTACAAATACACAAAACCGCCCATGGACCCTACGTTGAATTGtcgttttgtaacaataaaatcacCTTCACATGCAATTACTAAcacgttatattatttatcttaactttagaaaacaatttgtttttttttcttgaagtaCGCACACGTATAAATTCCACTTTATCTATCCATCACTGATGTTACTAATACTTCACTGATCTATAAATTGCCAgagaatttacaaaaacatatctAATATTGTACAACAGAGTTGAACACAGCTGCTGTTTGTATTGCTTATGTGATGTGTAAACCACAAATATGACAACTTATCTACATGCATTTGAAAGATAGTTAATTACTATTTGATTTATATCGTCATTGTTCCAGTCAGTCATTCCGTTAAACACATATTTTACGACACAAGGTCGCGTATCCATTATTACATTGCCCCGATTCTGGACGTACCTACAGGTGTTTATTTCTCAAAAGTATGTTAAGAATACCAATACTAGCCGGTTTGTCGGTAAATACAAAACGTACGCCATTCTATTCTGTTCGAAGAATGAAAATAGCTCGTATTGCTTCATTATggttatttttgaatgtttagcAGAAGTACCTCCACGAGAAAGACTAGTATATTTAGTAACAGGCATCATCTAACTGCgttgtataatattaagtacAAGATTTTTTACTCCTTTGACGTCTATCATATCTGGATTCAGTCCAAAACCTCATTGGCCAACAAATTAGTAACGTTAATTGTTTCATTGTTCAGTATTGCAACGGGGGTGACCTGGCGGACTATTTGCAAGCAAATCGACTGCTGAGTGAAAGCACCATCCGGCTGTTTCTAAGACAGCTGGCCGAAGCGATGCGGGCAATCCACGCGAAGGGAATCGTTCATCGTGACCTGAAACCTCAGAACATCTTGCTCACACACAATGTCGCCCCGCCCCGCACGCCCCATGCATCTGAGATAACACTCAAAATTGGTACGTACATACATCCTCTTTATAAATCTTGGCTAGACGCATGAAAATTGGTTTAGTTTATGAACACATTAAACTTTATGGAAATTTAAACAACTCTATctttgtattgttaaaaaagtattgaatagtATAATTTTTTCATGTTTCGCGCAGCTGACTTTGGCTTCGCAAGGTTCCTCGAAGAAGGAAACATGGCCGTCACGCTCTGCGGCTCACCGATGTATATGGTAAGATTTACTTCATGAtacatatagataaataatagcTCGTCGCTTAAACACTCAATACTCAAAGAATAGAAGGATTGCATgagaacaaatgaaaaaaaaagcaacaataGTCTTACTATTAGAGGGAATTATGTATTTCGAAACACCACGCGCTCTCCTtttgaaatgaatgaataatgCCTGCTTTGTGTCATTGTAATTGAATAgcattttaatttctgtttattaACAGGCACCGGAGGTCATAATGTCTCTGAAGTACGACGCAAAAGCGGACCTCTGGAGTCTGGGCACGATAGTGTACCAATGCCTGACGGGCAAGGCGCCCTTCCAGGCCACCACGCCGCACGAACTCAAAGCTTTCTACGAGAACAGCGTCGACTTGCAGCCAAAGTACGTACCAAAGCTATAAACAGACTATCATGTGTCAGGCACACCCATGTGTCTGTGACTAGGGGTGTATTATGCTAGCGAAATGCTTTGCTCCTTCCATAAAAAGTAAGGGATCTTATAACTTTAAGAACTAATTTGGATGCTTACATAATAAACCCCTTGGAActctcaaaataaatagaaacttacttgaaaattttacgaaatcagATTGggaatcttaaaataatattttttattgttattataaaatctcTCGAGCAAGTAGTTTTTTTCAAGTTATCTTTGTCGGTGCTTGTGCCTAATAGTTTTTTTACCAACTTCTCAACAATCAGCCTCTACGGTCAAGGTCTTATTACCAGAATGAATTAGTTATTAAACAATTCTGAGAAATATATCGCATTGTTTAGGTGTATATTGTGTAATATgataatttagaataattttcgTGAAATATTATCAAGTATTAAAACTTCTTAATTTTCTGGTTATGTATTCCAACATTTTTGATATTGAGAGTATCGTCACGTAGTTATCGTTTTCTGCAaagtcattttgttttattctaagtaaaaattgagaaaaacataaaataaactatttttgttatattgtgGGTATGCTGGTAGAGTCTTCATTTCTTACAAACAGCACCCATGTCACGTCTTTCCTGTTATCTATgtattactattactattttGTGTGTTAAATAagcttttcaaaaaataaaattatgatattcAATTACAGAATGCCAGCAGGCACAAGTCCGGAACTGTGCAACCTGCTCATTGGTCTGCTGCGGCGTAACCCGCGGGAGCGCATGCCCTTCGAGGCTTTCTTCAACCATCCATTCCTACAACGACCGCGAACTACGTCCATCAACAGTAAGTCACTGTAACTCTTGTATTCATCACCTACACTGTGTATAAAGCCTCTCTCACGCCTCTAACACAAACGCCGCACCAACATCTACACAACCACGATAACGTAAATTCAGACAACATCGATTTTGTCTACTAACTATTCTGAGTCATTAACACAATGTCACTTTAAATGCTGAATACATGTAACACTAATCTGACCGAGTGACTAATCATCGGTGACCCGTTCTATTGTTTATAACCTTTCGAAATTCTCTACATTCTACATATTTCTTAGATtgttaatgtatttgtttgtttcccTACTCTACTTTCCTGTCCTTACAAGTgaataacaattacaaaaatatatacttgaATGTTTTCTTACTATTGttctataaattaatgtttataaacgAAATAACTCGTTTATGTATCATGATTACATTCAATCACATATATAAGTTCTTAGTAAAGTACATCGTTAGAATTTCACCTTATCATTTAATCAGTTTCCTACATTAATCGACTAGTGGCTTCTAGTCCATGAATTtttgaacataatatattatgtaagtatatattGTATGACATACACTTTAGCCTACACTCGAGTACCCTCAGTCACGGTGTATGAATATTGTTCAGGTTTGGACTCGGATCTGCCCGACATTTTGGAGAGCGATCTCGAGGGCCGGCCCGATACTAACTGTTACCTAGAGGAGTCATGGGACAGTCAGGGTACATCACCATTTATTCAATTCGCTTTGATTGTGCATGGGGTGGGGGTGTCGCAGTTTTTGTTATTCCTTTGTGTATAAACGTGGCAATATAAATCGTGTCTTCAATAGATATCTTATTCATGtccaataaattactttttgtcACTAAAGTACTTAAGAAGCATGATATGAAAAAGTATTACGCACTTACATTCATTTGCGCATATTTAAGTGACACGAACACTTTGGAGACCATCGAACTTTCTGCCGAGTTCAAAAATTTCAAGGACTATAAGATGTATCGCTATCATTCATTTACATCGCTTGTTATTTATTTGCCGCTTGCCTTTCATAGAAATCAAAtgtcaaagtaataaaaaaattgtatcagCACAGTTTTGCGTTGCATGGATTGTGTTGAGTGTGGATGTGTTATAAACTGGCGGGTTGTTGAGCAGGAGCGAGCGGCAACCCGTCGTCGGCGCCGACCGGGCCGGGCGCGAGCTCGAGCGGGGGCGcaggggcgggggcgggggggcgcgccccgcccgcgccgcgcgccctgcagccgccgccgcagccgctGCCCACGCTGCAGCCGCACAAGAAGTCACAGCCGACATCCTCCGGTGAGACAACAAACCAAACACCAAAATTCGTGGTAGTGGTCAATGTGACTTCATTCGTAATGTCGTTGCAACCAACCAACTCACTCTCAATACCAATACTATCTACGAATCATTTAATTTGCCATCGAGATGTCATCGgcctttttatcaaaattccTTAACCCAAAAATCTCGTTTATTTCCGACATTGAACACGAGCCGATTCGTACGCAGTGTGTAATGAACTCAAGCTTCGAAGAATTTTCGAGACAGAGTATTGCGCAGAGTGTAGTAGCGctaaactttaattatattctagAAATGTGATACAGCGACATAATATACAGTCGCgtcttttatattataattgatttacaATTATACACTGACCatgtaaacaatataatttgaacTCTAAAGCAAACCTTCACAATGCCGGCCTCAGTTTATgtatacaataattaaagttcttttgaataacattttcaaaattaccATAAGTACCGACTACGTGATAGcgaataacttaaaaacaaatgatattatCGGTGTTCTAGCGATCCGTGACACATAAATGAAATCATTTCCGTGTGTTTGCTCACCTAGTTAATTTGTTCGATGACTATCCATATCAGTTCTAAAGCTAGTGCATAGAGACCAAAGAAGTCGAGGTGATCTTTAAGTCCTCACCAATAAACTTAAACTGACAGAATACAAGAACTTAACccataatacattatatttgtcGGTTACAAATATGAGCAACAACAGTTCCTAGGGCTTATCATTATTCTACGGAGTCTCGCAGATTACATTGAATCGAAGGTGATTACGTGTTATCACTACTCACAGCACTAATGCGCTACTGAAGTATTGCAGATAATACCAGAACTCGGTATTATTATTAACTCCTTTGATTTTAAACTacataaagtataaataactaGTGTTTATTCCTTCGTATCGAAATCCAAAGGTCCCAGAAATCTTATGTTTATTGAaagtacaatataaaaaaataatttcttcgAGTAATAAATCAAAAGTTAGTGTGTTAATATTATTCTCAAAGTAAACAATTTCGATAACCCTTCCCTAACCTGCCCTTGAGAACCTAGAGCCGGTatcatatttattgttgtaaattgcattaatttataggcCGTTCCTTCATTTTTATGAGCTAAACTGGATTTATGTGTTGCTATGACTTCTCTTATTTGTAATGACACTATCATCTCACAAATTAAGTAAACAGGTTATATCTAACACGTTTCAGTACTCAGCACCTAAAATAGAATTCTATCAATCATTATTACGTTCAAATAAATCCGTCATAATTTCGAAGAATCAGCATTGTCATCATTTAACGCAATAtgtcattaattttatgaacCACCATGTTTTGTCAGTCTCACAATATATCCGTGTGCCGTCATCGATAAACTCTTATCTTGTTGAGATATTACTAATATTACTAACAAGTCACTAGATCGTGTAAATAATGATGAGGTTAGTAGTGCACTAGGTTAAACTAGACTTTAACTTAACCTTCGCTCCACAATTTAAGCTAGGTATTATGGCCCAATTCCATAACTGTTTGGACATCTGGAAATAATATCGTCATGAttctctttaaaatataatcccAAGCCAAATTAACTTTTCGCATTAATAAAGAACGTATTTAGATACTATTGTCCTGCTTGTCATGCTTACTTATATTAATATCGCGGCCTACTGACCGctataacttaatatttattttatgatgacTTAATTTAACTATTTAGGTTATTTTACGACTTCGCTTGATAATCTTcatataattcattttattttgtagctttTACACATTATGGTGGGTTTTACTAATAATGTTTGCGTGTTGTATCGCGTAGCCGAGTCGTCAGACACGACCTGGGGCGGGGAGGACGACTTCGTGCTAGTGGAGGCGACGGAGAGCGGGTCCGCGGAGTGCTCGGGCGCGTCGTCGGGCTCGGAGGCGGCGCCGCGGCCGCGCTCGCTGGCgctggccgccgcgctgcccgccgcgccgcccgacaCGCGCGCCCCGCGACACGCGCCCACGCAGCCGCCGCCGCTCACGCTCAACAGGGTAACTACCATACAATCATCCCTTCCTACCCTAAGGACGAGGCCGCGTTGCTTTAGCCACGTCTGCGTATCACATTATTGTGGCCACGccctttctttttttgttatggtAGCTTTCTGGATTGGTGATTTTGGTTTTGGTGCGAAATTATTGTGTTCCTTACCCGGTTTAATAGTTACAGCTTCAGTTACTACCGTCTTATAGCTCACTGGCGATCTACTTTCTTTTTATATCGTTTTCAAGTAATTGTTGAAAAAACTTGGTTGGCTTCAGGATCGTTAAGACAATATATGTGCCCTTGTTCTCTATACGCATTACGAAAATGTAATACATGCATACATAACATGTGAGAGATACACAGCACCAACACCTTCAAGAATATCGAATTCTTAACTTCTAAAGTTCACATTAAGCACTTTCAATAGTGGCCAGTGTTCAACTTCACCATTAATTTCGAGCTTAGTCGTTATCTAATGTAACTCCTTCTCCTACGTATTTGCACTCTCTGCccattatatac
The window above is part of the Trichoplusia ni isolate ovarian cell line Hi5 chromosome 11, tn1, whole genome shotgun sequence genome. Proteins encoded here:
- the LOC113498427 gene encoding ras guanine nucleotide exchange factor L-like, encoding MTLKHLFILVLALSASALAQSDDELHIPVENDNQFPPDNHAELDGNVIEGSGAGGVIEEPLDTVTDLSTPFLEDVQLTALTDSIPTVAEEEKLSCPQPCVCNIEGDTKKYIVDCSGYELTELPKPLDAKTTELNLQNNKLTEIPKEISILKNLKVLNVNNNEIMEIVRGSISELPELKILKLENNRLIEYPQDLKTSFGLTKLEELELGGNDMRTELKPDVFSNFIALRSLTLPTAPAGLANDLCSSLKKSLTTVCVGSCKTKAIECPDAPQEVDSDLLDFALPGLIAIGSAPEENVDPALNSEDSTNSKGSENVETPLETNVEGAEATTLQSSSDGGFSSRSAKVANEESKGSQPAEESDSTTKPKSENEIVGATTSEKKTGGVDKSVIGMVVAGMVLVVAGITIKKNWSSIKNRLSSTPRNANERTAVNTNGTAPEEVPLQEKSPV